From a single Nitrospirota bacterium genomic region:
- a CDS encoding HlyD family secretion protein, with protein MKKSIIISILLTLIIIIYLISGSGLRLSESGAKDNNSILPRYVAAEGKVETLPGLEVDVGSEITGRIEKIYVNEGDRVKKGQLIAKLSNRDIEAKQKEAETELEVAKSKLREIASGSRAEEVKRAEANYEAAVADMELAKKNLERYESLFRDGVIPKAMLDERENAFRVASSRMKAAEEEKRLIEKGPKEETLRLLEDSVKKAEASVEYFKWVIEKTLITAPISGKVIHKNLFEGEMITEDFAILTIADVDKIRINAEVDETDIALIQIKDPVDITSEAYRGKIFKGEIEDIAGYAGERNIRPNNPAKNLAMKIIKVKIRLLEKTPFKLGMTVDVRIRPGK; from the coding sequence ATGAAAAAGTCAATTATTATTTCTATATTACTTACACTAATTATCATTATCTATTTAATCTCCGGCTCCGGCCTCAGATTATCAGAATCAGGGGCAAAAGATAATAATTCCATACTTCCAAGATATGTTGCGGCTGAGGGGAAGGTTGAAACCCTTCCGGGGCTTGAAGTTGATGTAGGTAGTGAGATTACAGGGAGGATTGAGAAGATATATGTTAATGAAGGTGACAGGGTTAAAAAGGGGCAGTTGATTGCAAAACTCAGTAACAGGGATATTGAGGCAAAGCAGAAAGAGGCTGAGACTGAATTGGAGGTTGCCAAATCTAAACTCAGGGAAATTGCATCAGGTTCAAGGGCAGAAGAGGTCAAAAGGGCTGAGGCTAATTATGAAGCGGCTGTTGCTGATATGGAACTTGCAAAAAAAAATCTTGAGCGATATGAATCACTTTTCAGAGATGGCGTAATCCCTAAGGCCATGCTTGATGAACGTGAAAATGCCTTTCGCGTTGCATCATCACGTATGAAGGCGGCTGAGGAAGAGAAAAGGCTGATAGAAAAAGGCCCTAAAGAAGAGACTTTGAGACTGCTTGAGGATTCTGTAAAAAAGGCTGAGGCATCTGTTGAATATTTTAAATGGGTTATAGAAAAGACGCTCATTACAGCCCCTATATCCGGAAAGGTCATACATAAAAACTTATTTGAAGGTGAGATGATTACTGAGGATTTTGCAATACTGACCATCGCTGATGTAGATAAGATAAGAATTAATGCAGAGGTAGATGAAACGGATATCGCCCTGATTCAAATCAAAGACCCGGTTGATATTACTTCCGAGGCATATCGCGGAAAGATATTCAAAGGAGAGATAGAGGACATCGCCGGCTATGCAGGTGAAAGAAACATCCGGCCGAACAATCCTGCAAAGAACCTGGCGATGAAGATTATTAAGGTAAAGATACGATTACTTGAGAAAACACCGTTCAAACTTGGTATGACAGTTGATGTTAGGATAAGGCCGGGGAAATAA
- a CDS encoding ABC transporter permease, which yields MFWLAIKTLLHEKGRLFITLMGITFATILVIAQMGMYLGMMGNATAIIRHIDADIWITSKNIQNFDFANPFPENRIYRVKSMPDVEWAEKLLISFGFLKLANGGREQVQIIGFNPDTGIGAPWTMIEGSPYDVMGGRYMILDKTSEQRLGKLSVGTTYEITLERPHSFKLVGLSQGIKSFTTMPMIFMSYNELWGLFSWFSGERQTIFIVAKVKDKEKIGAVVASLRDTLKDNDVFTKKEFITKSVMYWTIQTGMGMSFFLTALLGLAVGGAIVGQTIYANTMEHIREFGTLKAIGARNIDIYKVIFSQAGISAVVGYLIGIIFILAVRGGMEKGGVSIYLSLPLSFLLFIVIFLTCILSAWFSVRKVKKLDPVMVFRA from the coding sequence ATGTTCTGGCTTGCAATAAAAACTCTGTTGCATGAGAAGGGCAGACTCTTTATTACCCTGATGGGGATTACGTTTGCTACAATACTGGTCATTGCACAGATGGGCATGTATCTGGGGATGATGGGAAATGCTACGGCGATTATAAGGCATATAGATGCCGACATCTGGATCACCTCAAAGAACATACAGAACTTTGATTTTGCCAATCCATTTCCTGAAAACAGGATTTACCGTGTAAAATCCATGCCAGATGTTGAATGGGCTGAGAAGCTCCTTATCTCATTCGGTTTTCTTAAACTTGCAAACGGCGGAAGGGAGCAGGTTCAGATAATTGGGTTTAATCCAGATACAGGCATAGGTGCCCCATGGACAATGATTGAGGGAAGCCCTTATGATGTAATGGGCGGGAGGTATATGATACTGGATAAGACATCTGAACAGCGGCTCGGCAAACTCAGTGTGGGCACTACTTATGAGATAACATTGGAACGTCCGCACTCATTCAAGCTTGTAGGTCTGTCGCAAGGTATAAAAAGTTTTACTACCATGCCTATGATCTTTATGTCTTACAACGAGTTGTGGGGTCTGTTTTCCTGGTTCAGCGGGGAGAGGCAGACGATATTCATTGTAGCCAAGGTTAAGGACAAAGAGAAAATTGGTGCTGTTGTTGCATCATTACGCGACACACTTAAAGATAATGATGTTTTTACAAAAAAGGAATTTATAACCAAGAGTGTTATGTACTGGACGATTCAAACAGGCATGGGGATGAGTTTCTTTCTTACGGCCCTGCTTGGACTGGCAGTCGGCGGGGCGATAGTAGGCCAGACAATTTATGCAAATACTATGGAACACATCAGGGAATTCGGCACACTGAAGGCTATCGGGGCAAGAAATATAGACATCTACAAGGTTATATTCAGCCAGGCAGGCATCAGCGCTGTAGTAGGATACTTAATCGGTATAATCTTTATTCTTGCAGTCAGAGGAGGAATGGAAAAAGGCGGCGTCTCAATCTACCTAAGCTTGCCGCTTTCTTTTTTACTGTTTATTGTGATATTTTTGACATGTATTTTATCCGCATGGTTTTCAGTAAGAAAGGTAAAGAAACTTGATCCGGTAATGGTGTTCCGGGCGTAG
- the hemW gene encoding radical SAM family heme chaperone HemW — MNTISIYIHIPFCIKKCPYCSFNSVEGGEIPEDAYIEALLKELSFHIQEMPELSDRVLETIYFGGGTPSLISAEGIERVIGGISLSQAKPIPTLTLPLKGSELRFIGEGQGEGEPGEVTLEVNPGTVTLDKLKLFKEAGINRLSIGVQSFDERRLKFLGRIHTVRDALKCYEDARSVGFHNVGIDLISCIPGQTISEWCSELDTAVSLRPEHISAYTLSLEKGTPFYTLQNTGKLLLPSEEDQAGMFEFTIDRLTSAGYLHYEVSNYALQDYESRHNNRYWRYRDSSDYIGLGAGAHSYMSFPDWGVRRWNESPPDKYMKAIEKSGSAVKGMERLSKDNAVTEAIFLGLRKTEGIDLYLFSKRFSLSLMDSHSEKISELIQEGFLTLSDSRLSLTRKGLLVADSVIIALLS, encoded by the coding sequence ATGAATACTATAAGCATATACATACACATACCATTCTGCATTAAGAAGTGTCCTTATTGCAGTTTTAATTCGGTTGAGGGGGGTGAGATACCGGAGGATGCGTATATTGAAGCCCTGTTAAAAGAACTCTCATTCCATATTCAGGAGATGCCTGAGTTATCAGACAGGGTGCTTGAGACTATTTATTTTGGCGGGGGGACGCCTTCGTTGATTTCTGCTGAGGGGATTGAGAGGGTTATTGGGGGAATAAGTTTAAGCCAAGCTAAGCCCATCCCCACCCTTACCCTCCCCTTGAAGGGGAGTGAATTACGGTTTATAGGAGAGGGTCAGGGTGAGGGGGAGCCTGGCGAAGTTACCCTTGAAGTAAATCCCGGGACAGTTACTCTTGATAAGCTGAAACTCTTCAAGGAAGCCGGAATAAACAGGTTAAGTATTGGAGTTCAATCTTTTGATGAGAGGCGGCTCAAATTTCTCGGCAGGATTCATACGGTCAGGGATGCGCTGAAGTGTTATGAGGATGCGAGGAGTGTTGGTTTTCACAATGTCGGGATTGACCTTATATCGTGTATCCCGGGTCAGACTATTTCTGAGTGGTGTTCTGAATTAGATACAGCAGTCTCTCTGAGACCGGAGCATATCTCAGCGTATACACTTTCGCTTGAGAAGGGTACACCATTTTATACATTGCAAAATACCGGGAAGTTATTATTACCTTCTGAGGAAGATCAGGCTGGGATGTTTGAGTTTACAATAGACAGGCTGACATCAGCAGGCTATCTCCATTACGAGGTATCAAACTATGCACTGCAGGATTATGAATCAAGGCATAACAATAGATACTGGAGATACCGGGATTCATCAGATTACATTGGACTTGGGGCCGGTGCCCATTCTTATATGTCATTTCCTGATTGGGGTGTGAGGAGGTGGAATGAATCCCCCCCTGATAAATATATGAAGGCTATTGAAAAATCCGGCAGTGCAGTCAAAGGTATGGAACGGTTATCAAAGGACAATGCTGTAACTGAGGCTATATTCCTTGGGCTAAGGAAAACAGAGGGAATTGATTTGTACCTGTTTTCAAAAAGATTCAGTCTTTCACTGATGGACTCTCATTCAGAAAAGATATCTGAACTTATACAGGAAGGTTTCCTCACCTTATCAGACAGCAGATTAAGCCTGACCCGTAAAGGCCTACTTGTCGCAGATTCAGTAATAATTGCCTTGCTCTCTTAA